The window CGGCGTCGCTCGCGGCCGCCGTCGACGACCTCGAATCGCGCATCGAGGACGTCGACGACCGCATCCAGGAGCGTCTGCTCGAGCGACAGGAGCACGCGGGCGACGCGGAGACGGCCCGGGAGCGGGCCGAGGAACTCGCATCGGAGGCCGAGGAGAAGCGCGAGGAGGCCGACGAACTCGCGGCCGAACTGGAGGCGGCCCGCCAGACGGTCGCCCAGCAGCGTGAACAGCTCGCCGAACTGGACGAGCGAATCGCGGAACTGGAGGCCAGTTTCGAGGACGCTCCCTGCGACCCCGGCGGTGCGGACGCGCTGGTCGAGCAGCGACGCGATGCGCTCGCGGAGGCGCGCGCGCAGGTCACGTCGCTGGAAGGCGACATCGAGCACGCGCGCGAGCGGGTCACGGAGGCCGAGGAGTTGCTGGCCGAGGGGAAGTGTCCCGAGTGTGGCCAGCCGGTCGAGGACTCCCCGCACGTCGAGCGCGTCGACGAGGACCGCGAACGCGTCGCGGAACTGGAGGCGGAACTGGCGGCGGCCCGCGAGACCGTCACCGAGCGTGAGGCCGCGCTGGAGGCGGCCGAGGACCTGGCCGACCGCGCCGACGAACTCGAACAGCGCCGCAACGACCGCGAGAGTGCGCAGGAACTGCTGACCGAGCGCCAGCAGGGCCTCGACGACGAGGCAGAGCGCGTCGAGGGACTGCGCGAGCGTGCCGCGGAACTCGACGACGAGGCCGCGGCGAAGCGCGAGGCCGCCGAGACAGCCGAGGCCGAAGCCGAGGCCGCGAAAGCGGACATTGGCGAACTGAACGGCGAGAAGGCGTCGCTGAAACAGCAGCGGAACCTGCTCGAGGAGGCGACCGACGCGCTCGACGCGGCCGACGAGGTCGAGACCGAGGCCGAGCGCCTCCGCGAGCGCCGCGAGTCACTGGCCAGCGAGAACGAACTCCGGCGGGAGTCGCTCGCGGAGAAACGCGACCGCAAGGCCGAACTCGAGGAGGCGTTCGACGAGGAGCGCGTCGAGCACGCCGAGGGGGAACTCGAACGCGCCGAGCAGTACATCGAGCAGGTCGACGGGAAGCTCGAGGGCCTGCGCGAGCGCCGCGACGACCTGCAGGGTGCCATCGGTGCGACGGAGCAGGAGCTCGAGACGCTGGAGGAGCTGCGCGAGCGCCGCGACGCCCTCGCCGAGACGGTCGACAACCTCGACTCGCTGTACGAGGAGGCCGAGCAGCTGGAGTCGATGTACGCCGACCTGCGCGCCGAACTCCGCCAGCAGAACGTCGAGAAGCTGGAACGGCTCCTCAACGAGACGTTCGACCTGGTGTACACGAACGACGCCTACTCGCACATCGAACTCGACGGCTCCTACGAGCTGACCGTCTTCCAGAAGGACGACGAGCCGCTCGAGCCCGAGCAGCTGTCGGGCGGCGAGCGGGCGCTGTTCAACCTCTCGCTGCGCTGTGCCATCTACCGCCTGCTCGCCGAGGGTATCGAGGGGACGGCACCGATGCCGCCGCTCATCCTCGACGAGCCGACCGTGTTCCTCGACTCGGGCCACGTCTCGAAGCTGGTCGACCTGGTCGAGTCGATGCGTGACCTCGGCGTCGAGCAGATTCTCGTCGTGAGCCACGACGAGGAACTCGTCGGGGCGGCCGACGACCTCGTCCGCGTGGCGAAGGACCCGACCAGCAACCGCTCGCGCGTCGAACGGACGAACGCCGTCGAGCCAGGGGCGCTGGAATCGGAAGCCGTGGAAGGCGACGACTGACGTTCAGGATGTCGAGTTTGCAGGATAGTCCCGAAATTGCCAGTTTCTATCGGAATTTTCCTTCCGTAGCGTGGTATATCTCGATAACCGATTACTCCCTCGCCTCGTCCTCTCGAAGCAGGTCGAGGCCCTCGCTCGCGACATCGGTGGTCTCGTAGCCGCGCTCCCCCAGGACATCCGCCTCGACGACGAGGCCGGCGGCGCGGAACTCCCCGAGGAGGCCGTGGAGGTCGGACTCACAGAGGTCGGTCCGGTCGAGGAGGTCACGGACACTCGTCGGTCCGCGGTCGTCGAGCGCCAGCAGGAGCCCCAGCGCGCGGTCGTTGTGGACGGCGCGCAGGACCCGGCGGACCGGCGCGGGGACCGCCTCGGCCGCGAGTTCGAGCACGGACGCCTCGACGGAGCTGAGCTCCTCGTTCGGCAGGTACGCCTCGCTGCCGGTGGTCGGGTCGCGGACGAGGCTGGACTCCCCGGAGCGTTTCACGAGGAGGTAGCGACGGCCATCGGTGTCCTCGACGGGCTGCACGAGGCCCCGTAGCAGTTGGACAGGCGTGAGGATTGCGGTGCCGCTGGCGGCCCCCGGCGGTCGCGTCAGTCGTCGGCGGGCGGGCGACCCTCGGCGTCCGTGTCGGCGTCGCCCTCGTCGGCCTCGGCATCGTCGTCGTAGTCGGTCGACTGGACCTCCCGGTACTTCCAGCCGGCGTAGGCGAGTGCGGCGACGCCGAGCAGGAAGACGGCGCCGCCGTTGCGGAGTTCGCCGCGGAAGACGACGAGCATCAGCCCGAGGCTGGCGGCGAACAGGCCCAGGTTGATGGTCGCGACGAGCCCCCAGAACGCACGGAACAGTCCCTCCGGAACGTTGCTCTCGTCCGGGATATCGGGCGCGAGGTCGGCTTCCGGGTCAGGTTCCTCGGCCTCGCGCTCGGGGTCGAACCGATCGAGATACTTCTCGCCGGGATTGGTGGGCTCCTCGGGTTCGTCCGGCCACGGGTCGCCGTCGCTCACGCGTCGGTCGAGGGGGTGCGGCCGCAAAAGCGTTTATCGGCGTGGTTCAGGCCATCTCCTGCACCTGGCAGGCGTTGTCGGCCTGGATCCACGCGAGCGGGTTCTCAGCGTCGTAGAGCACCACGCCCGAGTCCGTCTCGTAGGCCTCTGTCGTGGCGACAGCGTCGGCCTCGCTCTCGGGGCTATCCCACTCCGCATCGACGTCGGCGTCGGGGTCAGGCATGGTGGTTCTACCCAGTCATGGGAAGTATTGACACACATATATCCCTTGTGGGCATTTTCGGAGCGTGAACCCGACCCCGGACCACCGTCTGGACGGGGAGCGTCTGGCGGAGCGTCGACCGGGAGAACCGTCCCACGGAGCCCGGGCCGTCGTCCGATACGTGCCTTTTTCACCCCGTACGACGGAACGCCGACAATGGCCGAGGACTCCCAGCAATCGCTGACCGACTTCGGGAGCGCCGGCGCTGACGACGACAGGGACGAGGGCGGGGGCCCGGACAACGAGACGGAGGCGGAGATCGCCGAGGCGGTCGCCGGGAACGGCGCCGGCAACGGCGACACGGCAGTCGTTGACATGGCAGAGCGGCGCTACCCCGACGCCGACGGGACGACCACGCTTGCGGTGACGCAGGTCGACTACACCATCGAGGGCCGTGGTGACGAGGAACGACCCGTCCTCCACGTGTTCGGGCGCGATGCTGACCGTGAGGCCGTCCACGTCCGCGTCCACGAGTTCGAGCCGTACTTCTACGCGCCGCTGTCGAACTTCGTGACCGACGCCGCGGCCGCCGAGAAGGACCCGGCGGAGTGGACCGAGGACGACCTCGACCCGATGCAGGACCCCGAGCAGCAGTTCGACCGGCTGACGGGGCGCTATCTCACCGGCGCGGACGGGGAACCGTTCGAGAGCATCCGTGGTGAGCGCCTGCTGAAGATAACCGGGCAGACCCCCCGAGACGTGGGGCAACTTCGCGACCGCTTCGACCATTACGAGGCGGACATCCTCTTCCCGAACCGGCTGCTCATCGACCGAGACATCCGCTCGGGCGTGCGCGTGCCGGTGCGTCGCGAGGACGACGAAGGCGACGGCGACAGCGACAGTGACGGACACGGCGACACCCCCATCGACGTCCACCACGCGGAACTCGAGCCCGTGGAGATGGACGTCGAGCCCCGGGTCTGCACGTTCGACATCGAGGTCGACGACCGGCGCGGGTTCCCCGAGGACGGGGAGGAACCCATCGTCTGTCTCACCTCGCACGACTCCTACGACGACGAGTACGTCGTCTGGCTCTACACCGCGCCCGACGGCATCGAGGGCCCGGACGGATTGCCGGGGTACGAGCCCATCGAGGACGACCTCGAGGTCGAGGTCCGGTCGTTCGAGCGCGAGGAGGCGATGCTGAGCGAGTTCGTCGACTACATCCGGGAGACCGACCCCGACGTGCTGACGGGCTGGAACTTCACGGACTTCGACGCCCCCTACCTGCTGGACCGAATCGAGAAACTCGCCACGCCCGAAAACGACCTCGCCATCGACCCGACCTCGCGCGTGAACGAGGTGTGGCGCTCGGACTGGCAGGGGCCGAACGTGAAGGGGCGCGTCGTCTTCGACCTGCTGTACGCGTACAAGCGCACGCAGTTCACGGAACTCGACAGCTACCGGCTGGACGCGGTCGGCGAGACGGAACTCGACGTGGGGAAGGAGCGCTACCCCGGCGACATCGGCGACCTCTGGGAGGAGGACCCCGAGCGCCTGCTGGAGTACAACCTCCGGGACGTGGAGCTGTGTGTCGAGCTGGACCGCAAGCAGGAGATCGTCCCGTTCTGGCAGGAGGTCGCCTCCTTCGTCGGCTGCAAGCTGGAGGACGCCACCACGCCCGGAGACGCCGTGGACATGTACATCCTCCACGAGGTGTTCGGGAACTTCGTCCTCCCCTCGAAGGGGAGCGTCGAGGCCGAGGACTACGAGGGCGGTGCCGTCTTCGACCCCATCACGGGCGTCAAGGAGAACGTCTCGGTGCTGGACCTTGCGTCTTTGTACCCCATGTCGATGGTGACCATCAACGCGTCGCCCGAGACGAAGGTCGGCGACGACTACGACGGGGAGACCTACCACGCCCCCAACGGGACGCAGTTCCGCAAGGAGCCGGACGGCATCATCCGGACGATGGTCGACGACCTGCTGACCGAGCGCGAGGAGAAGAAGGGCCTCCGCAACGACCACGAGCCCGGGACGGACCCGTACGAGCAGTACGACCGGCAGCAGCAAGCTGTCAAGGTTATTATGAATTGTTTCACGCCGGACACGGATGTCCTGACGCCCGAGGGCGTTCGGAACATCCGTGACATGGAGGTGGGCGACGAGGTGTACTCGCTGGACCCGGAGACGATGCGGATGGAAGTGAAGCCGGTGGTGGAGACGCAGGCGTATCCCGACTACCGCGGGGAGCTTGTCGACATCCAGACCAGCAAGGTCGACTTCAGTGTGACGCCGAACCACCGGATGCTGGTCCGGAAAGACGATAAGAACGGTGCGTCGTGGGACGACTATCGATTCGTCGAGGCCGGCGATCTCAACGAGTCGTCGCACTACGAGTTGCCGCACGACTGGGAGGGGCCGAGCGGGTCACGGCTGGGGCGGGTCGACATCATCGAGTTCCTCGACTGTGACTTCGAGGTCTGGGCAGACAACGATGTCCACGGCCATACCCTCGCAGCGGAGGTGGGCTGGTATCCGGACAAGATGGAGAAGCAGGGCGAGGACGGAACTGGGTACGTGTTTTCGGTCGACGAGTTCGAGGAACATCGCGAGTACCTCGACGAGCACTGCTCGGCGTTCTACGTCCACGCCGACCGCGGCCGGAAGTGGATTCCCCGGTTCTACGACGGGGACGACTTCCTTGACCTGGTGGCCTGGTACATCACCGAGGGGAACGTCTACACGTCCGAGGACAAGCAGTTCGGGGAGAACTTCCGTGGGAGCGCGACCACGGTTAAAATCGCACAGGATGCGATTGCCGACGGTGGCACCGGCGAGAGTGACCACGCCGCGATAGGCGCCCTCCTCGACCGGATGGGTTTCGACTACTACGTCGACGACCAGTGCTACCAGTTCACCTCGAAGCTCCTCGGCAGGTGGCTGGAGGACCTCTGTGGGGGCGACAGCTTCGAGAAGCGGATTCCGGAGTTCGTCTTCGAGGTGAGTCGGGAACAGAAAGAGCGGTTCCTGAACACGCTCATCGCCGGGGACGGTGACCGGCAACCCAACAGTTGGCGGTACACGACATCGAGCGAGTCACTCCGGGACGACATCCTCCGTCTCTGCGTCCACCTCGGCCTCACACCGAGCGTCAACCACGACAGCGGTTCGTGGCGAATCTACTGCACGGAAGACGGCAAGAACAGTTTCCGCATGCACCGTTCGGGGGGAACCAGTACCGCCGATGACGGCGTCTACTGTGTCACGGTCGAGGACAACCACACACTGATGGCCGGGCGGGACGGCAAGTTCCAGTTCGTCGGTCAATCGCTCTACGGCGTTCTCGGCTGGGACCGCTTCCGACTCTACGACAAAGAGATGGGGGCAGCGGTGACGGCCACAGGACGAGATGTTATTGAATATACAAGCGATATAGTAGAAGAAAACGACCAGGAGATAGTTTATGGAGACACTGACAGCGTTATGGTCGAATTCGGCGGCGATATCGACAACGAGACCGCCATCGAGAAATCGTTCGAACTGGAGGAGGTCATCAACGAGTCCTACGACGAGTTCGCCCTGGAGCAACTCGACGCCGCCCACCACCGCTTCCAGATAGAGTTCGAGAAGCTCTACCGGCGGTTCTTCCAGGCGGGCAAGAAGAAGCGCTACGCCGGCCACATCGTCTGGAAGGAGGGCAAGGACGTCGACGACATCGACATCACGGGCTTCGAGTACAAGCGCTCGGACATCGCGCCGGTGACGAAGCGCGTCCAGCACCGCGTCATCGAGATGATCGTCACGGGCGCGGACCTGGACGACGTGCGGACGTACGTCCACGAGGAGATCGAGTCGTTCAAAGAGGAGAACGCGGACCTGGACGACATCGGCATCCCCGGCGGCATCGGGAAGAAGCTGGACGCGTACGACACCGCCACCGCACAGGTCCGCGGAGCGAAGTACGCCAACCTGCTGCTCGGGACGAACTTCGGGCGCGGGTCGAAGCCCATGCGACTCTATCTGGAGAACGTGGACGCCTCGTTCTTCGAGCGCATCGAGGAGGAGGAGGGGCTGGACCCGCACGCCGACCCGCTGTACGGCGAATTCAAGCGAGACCCGGACGTCATCTGCTTCGAGTACGCCGACCAGGTGCCCGAGGAGTTCCACGTCGACTACGAGAAGATGCTGGAGAAGACACTGAAGGGTCCCATCGCGCGGATTCTGGAGGCTCTCGGGGTTTCCTGGCAGGAGGTCGAAAGTGGGCAGGAGCAAACCGGCCTCGGCTCGTTCATGTAAGGTACCAAACGCCGAAATATAATTATTACATCCAGGATATTCCGACTCTCGTCGGTATTATATACATACCGGAGCCAGTCGCCACTGGGCTCGCCGAAGGCGGCGCGCCCCGGTCAGCAACGGCCGTGTGATACCCGGTTTCATAGACAGAAGATTTCGTTTTCGAATCGCGAACACTGACGTGGAAACCCGAAAGCATTATGCACGTCAGACCCGGAGTTTTGGTCGACCGAAGGTACTCATCATGGCAACGCTAGAACTCAAGAATCTGCACGCGGAGGTCGCCGAGGAGGGTGGGGAGACCATCCTCCGCGGTGTCGACCTGGAGGTATCGTCCGGCGAGATCCACGCCCTGATGGGCCCGAACGGCTCCGGGAAGTCCACCACGGCGAAGATCGTCGCCGGCCACCCGGCCTACGAGGTGACCGAGGGCGAGGTCCTGCTCCACCTGGAGGAGGGCGACTTCGGAGAGGACTTCGAGATCCCCGAGGACAAGCGCACCTGGAACCTGCTGGACCTGGAGCCCAACGAGCGCGCGGCGCTCGGTGTCTTCCTGGGCTTCCAGTATCCGGCCGAGATCGAGGGCGTCACGATGGTGAACTTCCTCCGGACCGCGCTCAACGCGAAGCTCGAGGAGCGCGAGGAGCTGTTCGAGGACGAGGAGGAAGCAGACGCGGCCGACGAGGAGGAGGACGAGGGGTACGACACCTCCCCGATGGAGGGCCCGGCCGACGAGGGCGAGGTCGGTGTCGCCGAGTTCCAGGAGCTCCTGGCCGAGAAGATGGAGCAGCTGGACATGGACGAGCGGTTCGCCCAGCGCTACCTGAACGCGGGCTTCTCCGGCGGCGAGAAGAAGCAGAACGAGGTCCTGCAGGCCGCCATCCTCGAGCCGTCCGTCGCAGTGCTGGACGAGATCGACTCCGGGCTGGACATCGACCGGCTCCAGGACGTCTCGAAGGGCATCAACGCGCTCCGTGACGAGCAGGGCACCGGCATCCTCCAGATCACGCACTACCAGCGCATCCTCGACTACGTCGAGCCCGACCACGTCCACATCATGCTGGAGGGGCAGGTCGTCAAGAGCGGCGGGGCCGAACTGGCCGAGCAGCTCGAGGACGAGGGCTACGACTGGGTCCGCGAGGAAGCGTTCGAGACGGCGTAACTTCAGATGGTTACGCACAGGCTAATGAGCATACAGACGTAAACAAGAGACACACATCATGAGTTCAGATCAAGACCACCTGAAGGAGACTGACACCGAGGCCCGCTTCGAGTTCAAGAAGGAGGAGGCCTCGGCGTTCAAGTCCGAGAAGGGCCTGACCGAGGAGACCATCCGCGTCATCTCGGAGGACAAGGACGAGCCCGAGTGGATGCTGGAGCGGCGCCTGCGCGCGCTGCGCCAGTTCCAGGAGATGCCGATGCCGACCGACTGGCCCGGCCAGCCGGACCTCTCGGAAGTGGATATCGACGAGATCGTCCCGTACATCCGCCCCGACATCGACGTGCGCGGCGGCGTCGACGACTGGGAGGACCTCCCCGACGACATCAAGGACACGTTCGACAAGCTGGGCATCCCGGAGGCCGAGAAGAACGCCCTGTCGGGCGTCGGCGCCCAGTACGAGTCCGAGATCGTCTACCAGAACATGCAGGAGCAGTGGGAGGAGAAGGGTGTCATCTTCATGGACATGGACCGCGCAGTCCAGGAGCACCCGGAGATCGTCAAGGAGCACTTCATGACGAAGTGCGTCCCGCCGAGCGACAACAAGTTCGCCGCGCTCCACGGCGCCATCTGGTCCGGCGGCTCGTTCGTCTACGTCCCCGAGGACACCACGGTGAACATGCCGGTCCAGGCGTACTTCCGCATGAACTCCGAGGGGATGGGCCAGTTCGAGCACACGCTCATCATCGCCGAGGAGAACTCCGAGGTCCACTACATCGAGGGCTGTTCCGCCCCCAAGTACTCCTCGTTCAACCTCCACAGCGGGGGCGTCGAGGTCTTCGTCAAGGAGGGCGCCCACGTCCAGTACTCGACCGTGCAGAACTGGTCGAAGAACACGTACAACCTGAACACGAAGCGCGCCATCGCCGAGAAGGACGCCACGATGGAGTGGGTCTCCGGTTCGATGGGCTCGAAGGCGACGATGCTGTACCCGTCGACCATCCTCAAGGGCCCCGGCGCGACGGACAACCACATCACCATCGCGTTCGCGGGCGAGGGTCAGGACATCGACACCGGCGCGAAGGTCTACCACAACGCGCCGAACACGAAGTCAACCATCGAGTCCAAGTCCATCGCGAAGGACGGCGGCCGCACCAACTACCGCGGCCTCGTCCACATCGCCGACGGCGCCGAGAACTCCTCGACGAGCGTGGAGTGTGACGCGCTGATGTTCGACAACGAGTCCACCTCCGACACGATGCCGTACATGGAGATCGAGGAGTCGAAGGTGGACGTGGCTCACGAGGCGACCGTCGGCAAGATCGGCGACGAGGACGTGTTCTACCTGCAGTCGCGCGGCCTCGACGACGACGACGCCAAGCAGATGATCGTCGCCGGCTTCATCGAGCCCATCACGGAGGAACTGCCCATCGAGTACGCCGTCGAGCTCAACCGGCTCATCGAGCTCGAGATGGAGGGGTCGCTGGGCTGATGTCGGTACAACTGGAGACCATCAGCGAGGAGACGGTCCGCGAGCTGAGCGAGGGCCGCGACGAGCCCGAGTGGCTGCTCCAGCAGCGCCTCGACGCTCTGGAGGCACTCGACGAGCTCCCCTTCCCGGACGTCATCCAGACGCCCGGTCGCAAGTGGACGGACCTTGCCGACCTCGACTACGAGTCGATGGTCGACCCGTTCTCACAGACCGAGGAGAAAGAATGGGAGGCCGACGACGGCATCGACGTCCTCCCGTTCCACGAGGCCGTCGAGCGTGAGGAGTCCCTCGTCCGCGACGCCTTCGGCTCCGTCGTCGACCCTGAGACCAACTACCTGACCGCGCTGTCGACGGCGCTGTTCAGCACGGGCACGGTCATCTACGTCCCGGAGGGCGTCGACGCAGAGGATGTCACCATCCGGACCACGATGAACGGTCGGTCGCTGTTCAACTACACGCTGGTCGTCACCGAGAAATCCTCGTCGGTCACCATCCTGGAGCGCCAGGAGACGGGCGAGGACCTGGACGGCTCGCGGTACTACTCCGGGCTGACCGAAATCGTGGGCGGCGAGAACGCCTACGTTCAGTACGGCAGCCTGCAGGACCTCGACCAGGAGACGTACAACTACCAGCTGAAGGAGGCCGAGGTCGACACCTACGGCCAGGTCGACTTCATCGACGTGAACATCGGCTCGCGCCTGACGAAGTCCTCCGTCGAGACCCACCTGAACGGTGACTCCTCGGAGACGAAGATGGTCGGTGCCTTCTACGGCCACGACGACCAGCACTTCGACATCGACGCCCGTGTCTGGCACAACGCCGAGCACACCACCGCGGACCTCGTCACGCGCGGCGTCATCGACGACGAGGCGCGCTCGGTGTACGAGGGTGTCCAGAACGTCGGCCGCGAAGCCTGGGACACGAACAGCTACCAGCGCGAGAACACGCTGATGCTGAGCGACGAGTCCGAGGCCGACGCCTCGCCGAAGCTCATCATCAACAACCACGACACCGAGGCCAGTCACTCCGCGACGGTCGGACAGGTCGACCAGCAGGACCTGTTCTACATGGAGTCCCGCGGTGTCAACGAGCGCCTCGCCAAGAACATGCTCGTGGAGGGGTTCTACGTGCCCGTCCTCGAGGAAATCGAGGTCGAGGAACTGCGCGAGGACCTCACCGAGCGCGTCCGCGAGCGTCTTCGAGCCCGAGCGTAGCGAGGGCTCGAACGGCTCGTGGGAGGTCGTTCCCACGGCGTCTTCGAGCCCAGGGGAACGGGCTCTCGCTACTCCCCTTTCTGCCCCTGCTTCTCCGGTCCACTTACACGCTGGTAAGCGCCCCGGGTTAGTTGTCGGTTATCGAACAGTTATGGGTGGTGAGTAGCTCCCTACAGGTATGCAAGGCACGCCGCCGTCAGCAACTCGCCGATCGTTCCTCAAGACCACGGGGGTCCTCGGGGCCGTCGGGATGTACGGACAGCAAGCATCCGGGGCCACCGGGTCGTCCTCGGCATCGCTGGCAACCACCACCGCTACCAGTGAGGAGCCCCACGCCCGGGCCTGTGTGCTCGGGTCCGACCGAACGATTCTCGGTGGCGACATGATAGTGGGCCGTGACGGCTACGACACCATCCAGTCGGCCTGGAACGACGCCCACGACGGTGACACGGTCTACGTCCACTCCTCGTACGACGCCGAGGCGTCGGGCGAGGCGTTCCCCATCGTCCTCGACTACAGCGAGAAAGAGGTCATGGTCTCGGGCGGGCATCCCTCGGGGTCCGTCGTGGACGCGAGCCACGCCAGCGAGGACATCTTCCACGTCGAGGGCGTCGCGCAGTACGACTACCGGAACCACCCGATGCTCCAGAACCTGAAGCTGGTGGGGGGGAACGTCGGCCTGCGTATCAAGGGGGCGCCACACAACCTCTTCCAGAACCTCGTCGTCTACGACACGGGGAGCCACGGCATCACGCTGGAGGAGGGAACCGGTCCCGACGGCGACTCGCTGGGTTCGTTCGGGAATACGTTTCTGAACTGTCAGGTCTGGAACGCCGGCGGCGACGGCTTCCGCGAGTTCACGGCCGCGAGCCCACACGCCACGAACTACGCCTACTGCAAGGCGATGGCGTGTCAGGGCGTCGGCTTCCGGCTCCGCGGCTTCATGACCAAGGTGCAGGGTGGCGACGCGGAGTTGAACCACAGTTACGGGTTCGACATCCGGAGCGGGCAGGGAATCCACCTGAGCAACGTCTACATCGAGGGGAACGCCCGCGACGAGGACTACCCGCTGGAGGTGTACGGGAAGAACGCACACGGCCTCGTCATCGAGGGCTGCTACCTGCACGGCATCAACCCGCGCACCACGACGCACTCCTACGACTGGGTGCAACGGGCCATCAACGTCCACGACTCCCGGCACGTGGTGGTCCAGAACTGCACGATGCGTCGGTACGGCGACGGCGGTATCGCGCTGTTCGGGTGCGCTGACGCCGACGTCCACATCCCGTCGCACAACTGCTCCGAGGTCGAGCTGCTGGCGAAGGACCCCATCGCGAACGGCTGCACCCGGGTGCGAAGTGACGGTGTCATCCTCCCGCAGGACCTCGCGCCGGTCGAGGGCAGCTTCGAAGGGGACCAGGGGTACCACGTCGACGGGAGCGACATCTCGCCGGCCGTCTGGTACAACGGGGAGTGGCACGTCGCCGCAACCCAGACCCTGAGCGAGGCGACCACGCAATGACCCGTCCCGACGAGTCGACGCCGGCCGAAGCCGACGCCGACGGCACGGAAGGCGGCACGCTGGCGCGGTACGCGGGCGTGGTGGCGACGGCCGTACTGGGTGGCTGTTCGTTCGTCGCCGACCAGGCCGCCCCGCTGGACCGTGAATCGGTCGGCGCCGAGGACGGACAGTTCTCGAATCGGATGGGACAGCCGGGCGGCACGAGTCCAGCACCCACCGAGACGGCGACCGGGACGACATCCCCCAGCCCGACGAGTACCGCGTCCCCGACGCGGACCGCCTCGCCCGAGCGAACCGACACGCAGGTGTCCCCGGACGGCTGGGGCGACCACGCGACCCCGGAGCCAACCGGCGAGTCACCGACCCCGACGGAGACGGCACGGCCGGCACCGAAGACGGACTCGACGTACGGTGGCGCCGGGGGCGGGAGCAGTAGCGGGGGCAGTGGCGGGAA of the Haloglomus salinum genome contains:
- a CDS encoding ABC transporter ATP-binding protein; the protein is MATLELKNLHAEVAEEGGETILRGVDLEVSSGEIHALMGPNGSGKSTTAKIVAGHPAYEVTEGEVLLHLEEGDFGEDFEIPEDKRTWNLLDLEPNERAALGVFLGFQYPAEIEGVTMVNFLRTALNAKLEEREELFEDEEEADAADEEEDEGYDTSPMEGPADEGEVGVAEFQELLAEKMEQLDMDERFAQRYLNAGFSGGEKKQNEVLQAAILEPSVAVLDEIDSGLDIDRLQDVSKGINALRDEQGTGILQITHYQRILDYVEPDHVHIMLEGQVVKSGGAELAEQLEDEGYDWVREEAFETA
- a CDS encoding right-handed parallel beta-helix repeat-containing protein, with translation MQGTPPSATRRSFLKTTGVLGAVGMYGQQASGATGSSSASLATTTATSEEPHARACVLGSDRTILGGDMIVGRDGYDTIQSAWNDAHDGDTVYVHSSYDAEASGEAFPIVLDYSEKEVMVSGGHPSGSVVDASHASEDIFHVEGVAQYDYRNHPMLQNLKLVGGNVGLRIKGAPHNLFQNLVVYDTGSHGITLEEGTGPDGDSLGSFGNTFLNCQVWNAGGDGFREFTAASPHATNYAYCKAMACQGVGFRLRGFMTKVQGGDAELNHSYGFDIRSGQGIHLSNVYIEGNARDEDYPLEVYGKNAHGLVIEGCYLHGINPRTTTHSYDWVQRAINVHDSRHVVVQNCTMRRYGDGGIALFGCADADVHIPSHNCSEVELLAKDPIANGCTRVRSDGVILPQDLAPVEGSFEGDQGYHVDGSDISPAVWYNGEWHVAATQTLSEATTQ
- the sufD gene encoding Fe-S cluster assembly protein SufD, with the protein product MSVQLETISEETVRELSEGRDEPEWLLQQRLDALEALDELPFPDVIQTPGRKWTDLADLDYESMVDPFSQTEEKEWEADDGIDVLPFHEAVEREESLVRDAFGSVVDPETNYLTALSTALFSTGTVIYVPEGVDAEDVTIRTTMNGRSLFNYTLVVTEKSSSVTILERQETGEDLDGSRYYSGLTEIVGGENAYVQYGSLQDLDQETYNYQLKEAEVDTYGQVDFIDVNIGSRLTKSSVETHLNGDSSETKMVGAFYGHDDQHFDIDARVWHNAEHTTADLVTRGVIDDEARSVYEGVQNVGREAWDTNSYQRENTLMLSDESEADASPKLIINNHDTEASHSATVGQVDQQDLFYMESRGVNERLAKNMLVEGFYVPVLEEIEVEELREDLTERVRERLRARA
- the sufB gene encoding Fe-S cluster assembly protein SufB, translated to MSSDQDHLKETDTEARFEFKKEEASAFKSEKGLTEETIRVISEDKDEPEWMLERRLRALRQFQEMPMPTDWPGQPDLSEVDIDEIVPYIRPDIDVRGGVDDWEDLPDDIKDTFDKLGIPEAEKNALSGVGAQYESEIVYQNMQEQWEEKGVIFMDMDRAVQEHPEIVKEHFMTKCVPPSDNKFAALHGAIWSGGSFVYVPEDTTVNMPVQAYFRMNSEGMGQFEHTLIIAEENSEVHYIEGCSAPKYSSFNLHSGGVEVFVKEGAHVQYSTVQNWSKNTYNLNTKRAIAEKDATMEWVSGSMGSKATMLYPSTILKGPGATDNHITIAFAGEGQDIDTGAKVYHNAPNTKSTIESKSIAKDGGRTNYRGLVHIADGAENSSTSVECDALMFDNESTSDTMPYMEIEESKVDVAHEATVGKIGDEDVFYLQSRGLDDDDAKQMIVAGFIEPITEELPIEYAVELNRLIELEMEGSLG